The following is a genomic window from Capnocytophaga stomatis.
TTTTTAGGAATTGTACCCATTATAGTTTTTGGAGGAAGTTCTTGTACTTTTGAAGATGTTCTTGAACACGCCAATGAAAAACACAAAGAACTTAATGAAAATATTAATGATAGAGAATATGATTTTATAATTACTCCTGACAACGTAACAGGAGATTTTAGAACATTTTTTCAGAATGTGGTCAGAGCATATAATAACGTACTAATAAAGGATGGGACATATGAGATAGAATTAGTTAATGGGTTTGGGGTTTTTCCTAAAAATGGATCAACCATTACTTTCGAGAAAAACGCAAAAATAAAAGTTAAGCCCAATAGTCTCGAGGTTTATTCTGTGATAGATTTGAGAGGAAAAAAAGACATAACACTAATTAATCCCAATCTAGAGGGTGATAAATATACACATTTAGGAAAAACGGGACAGTGGGGATTTGGCATACATGTTGCAAACTGTAAAAATATTGTTATAAAAAATGCATATGTCACAAAATTCTGGGGAGATGGAATCTATCTAAGAAACTGTGAAAATGTTAAAATATACAAACCCTATCTACCAGATAATAGACGTCAAGGTTTATCCATACTATCTGGTAAAGACATAGAAATACATGACTTGGTCGCAGAAGACACAGGAGGGCAAAACCCTGGTTATGGAATAGATATAGAACCTGATTGGAATGGTGACAGCGTCACAGGATTGCGAATATACAGACCAATTGTTAGAAACAATGGAAATGGCACGTACTATACTGGAGGGATTAATCTCTCAACGCACAAATCACACATTCTTAAGCCAGAAAAAACAACTTTTTCATATTCCTACTTTGAGATAGATATTTTTGATCCAATTTTTGAAGGCGATGCCCTTATGATTTCCGCTTACACCAACTATGTAAAAGGTCACATCAAAATATACAACCCAACTTTTTACAAGGCAAAAAACACTGCAGTCTATATACACAATCACCAATCAGATAACTTTACAACAGAAATTATCAATCCTAAATTTATCGATTGTGTAACATCAACGAAACAGTCAATTTACTTAGCTCCAATACTTTTTGACTGTAGTAATTTAGCAGTGAAAAGTACTGGCACAAAAAACATCAAAATCACAAACCCTATTATTGAAGCGTCAGAAAGAGCTACTTATAAACTAGCTGCTATTCGAAACATCACTGCAAACACTTTTAAAGAAGACTTAAAAAATGTAACTATACAAAATTTAACAGTAAAAGGGTATGAAAAACCTTTCTACAACCACAGTGGAAACAGATTTACAAACTCAGATCTGCATAACACATTTTCTTTGACGATAAGTAAGGAAAGTGTACTTCCATCACTAAACGCAGAGCTCACTGTTTCAAAATCCCTTGACGGAATGGCGATAAATCATATTGATAGCACACAAGAAACCAAACTATATCTATCTGATGAAATCCCTATTTCGGGGTCTGAATTTTATTACCTCAACAACTCGGACAACAAAACTTCACTAAAAATCCTTTTTGGAACGAAAAGAAACCTTACAAAAAACCGCATAGAAAATTGGGGCACCACAAAATTTAGTGGCATTGAAGTACCTTTTGGTGGCTTTGTTAGATTGCGAAAAAACGATACTAATTCCTGGATAGTAACGAGTTCCTCAAAGAATTTAAAAGGAATTTAGGGAATTTTACAGCAGCATTACACATAGTATATCACTAACTAACCCATAGCCTAGTATAGTATCAATAGAATTGTGTTCTTATTTTTCGCAAAAAGTATTTTAACCAAAAATGATTGATTTATGTGAACATGTTGCAAGGCATGTAAAGTACTTTACATATCATAAATTGTTATTTTTTTCATAAAAGAAAAAAAAACGATAATCATACAAAAAAAACACATACCTTTGTAGCCGACATTAAATTCACTTTTATAAAAAGATGCTCTTATCGGTTCATCTTCTAACGTTGTGTATACAAACAAGTATTTGAAAATCAATTCAGGCAGTAAGAATATATGAATATAACATTGATAAGTTTCTCATTTAGAGGAATATAGGAGGCAATACCATAGCTTTTGACAGTACCTTAGTAACGCGAAAGATTGCCACTACGTTAAATGTAAGAGCTGGTTATGTTGATGGTAGTGATTCAAGGGAGATGTTGCCTTATAAAAAGCCAGCGATGAGACCAGAGGACATCATCCTTTTCGAACAAAAATACAAATTTGAGGTAGCTTCACATAGTGTAAATACCTCAATACAGAGGGAAACATCGACACCTCCTACAACAGATGAGGTGATTGAGCTACTCTAAAGGGCACCCATATTGGTCTTACCATATCCTAACTCAGAGTTAAATTTGAGAAATTTAAGTTCTTAAAAAAACGTTGGTCAAAGAAAAAGTTGATTATGTTTGAACATTTTTTCGAATAAAAATGAAATCCTTGAAGATTTTTTTCGCAAATCGACGCCTTGATATTCACCTGTTTTTTTCCTATGTACAGGCATGTCAAAAGACCATAATGAAGGTACAGACTGTATTTTTATTCTTTACGAATACTGAGTAGTATAACTTGGAAACAGGCTACTCTCTGATTAGAAAATATATATTAAAAAGAGGAATTCTTGACCTTGATTTTTCGTAGTATTGATAAAGAACCTAACAGTTGGAGTTGGGATCCTGATAACTTAATCAGGCTGTGTGATTAACATTATTGCTTTACAAAAAAAAGAAATCAAATAAATATATGTACCCCGAGAGATATATTTGGAAGTTTTTCTGAAATAAGAAAGACTAAACAAAAAGCTTTTGAAGGTAATTGTTTTTTTAAATTAATTATCAACAACGAGGTAAATCTTTATTTAAAACACTTTGGAGTCATTTGATTAATAAAACTTAAGTTTTCTCCAGCAACGTAATGTGTAACACAAATAAGATTTGATATTCACAAGATTTGATACATCTAAAAAATAATTTTAAGCATGTCTTTTAAAAATTTAACTGATAAAAAAGTTTTGGTTACAGGTGGAGCTGGCTTTATTGGTTCTAATCTTTCCGAAAAGCTGTTGGAATTAGGTGCTGTAGTAACTGTTTTGGATAATTTTGCCACAGGTCACAGACACAATATAGAACCTTTTTTGTCTAATAAAAACTTCACTTTGATTGAAGGCGACATCCGTGATTTAGAAACTTGTAGAAAAGCCTGTGAGGAACAAGAATTTGTGTTGCATCAAGCGGCTTTAGGTTCTGTTCCCCGTTCGATTAACGACCCAATTACGAGCAACGAGGTCAATGTAGGTGGCTTCCTCAATATGCTCGTAGCAGCGAGAGACGCAGGAGTAAAACGCTTGGTTTATGCCGCGAGTTCCTCTACTTATGGTGATTCTAAATCGCTACCTAAGGTAGAGGATGTCATCGGAAAACCTCTTTCTCCGTATGCGATTACCAAATATGTGAACGAGCTATACGCCGATGTATTCAAAAGAACTTATGATTTTGACACTATCGGATTGAGATATTTTAATGTGTTTGGTAGAAGACAAGACCCGAACGGTGCGTATGCGGCGGTAATTCCCAAATTTGTGATTCAGCTGATGAACCACCAATCGCCTACCATTAATGGCGATGGAACTTACTCTCGTGATTTTACATATATTGACAATGTGATTCAGATGAATCTTTTGTCGATAACTTCGGAGAATCCTGATGCTGTGAATCAAGTCTATAATACAGCGGTGGGAGACCGAACGACCATCAAAGATATGGCCGAATTGCTAAGGAAGTTTCTTGCCGAGTACGACCCTAAAATTGCAGAAGTAGAAATTCTAAACGGTCCTAATCGATTGGGTGATGTACCTCATTCTTTGGCTTCCATAGAAAAAGCACAGAAAAACTTAGGCTATCAGCCCTCTCATAAATTTGCAGAAGGGTTAAAGGAAGCCGTAGATTGGTATTGGAAAAATTTGAAATAATCATAAAAAAACTAAATAATGAAACACAAAATAGCAGTTATTGGATTAGGATATGTTGGTCTGCCATTAGCAAGACTTTTTGCCACAAAATATCCGGTAGTAGGATTTGATATTAACAGAGATAGAGTAGAAAAACTCAACCAAGGTCACGACGATACTTTGGAGGTTTCTGATGAATTGTTGCAGTCAGCTTTAGTGAAAGAGAATCCTTTCAAAACAGGAAATAATGGGCTTTTATGTTCAGCTGATCTAAAAGATATTGAGGATGCTAATATCTATGTGGTTACCGTCCCTACACCAGTGGATAAAAACAATCGTCCTGTGCTTACGCCTTTAGTAAAAGCCAGTGAAACTGTGGGAAAAGTACTGAAAAAAGGAGATATTGTAGTTTATGAATCAACGGTTTACCCAGGAGCTACTGAAGAAGATTGTATCCCTGTAGTAGAAAAAACTTCAGGAATGAAGTATAATGTGGATTTCTTTGCGGGATATTCACCCGAGCGTATCAATCCAGGAGACAAGGAACACACAGTAGAGAAAATTTTAAAAGTAACCTCGGGTTCTACACCAGAAATAGGAAAAATCGTAGATGATATTTACCAATCGGTCATTACAGCAGGTACGCATTTGGCTCCGACTATAAAAGTGGCTGAGGCGGCTAAAGTAATTGAAAACTCACAACGCGACATTAACATTGCTTTCGTTAATGAGTTGGCAAAAATCTTCAATTTGATGGATATCGATACCCACGCGGTATTAGCTGCGGCTGGCACGAAGTGGAATTTCTTACCATTCAAACCTGGCTTGGTGGGTGGGCATTGCATCGGTGTTGACCCATTCTACTTGGCTCAAAAAGCACAAGAGTACGGCTATCATCCTGAGATTATTTTGGCAGGAAGAAGATTGAACGACTCTATGGGCAAATATGTAGCTGAGCAAGTCGTAAAAGCGATGATTAAGAAAAATATCAACGTAAACGGGGCTGAAGTACTGATGTTAGGAGTTACCTTCAAGGAAAATTGCCCTGATGTTCGCAATACGAAAATTGTAGATGTGATTGCTGCTTTGGAAGATTTTGGTGTAAAAGTAACCATTTTTGACCCTTGGGCAAATCCAGAAGAGGTAAAGCACGAGTATGGTGTGGAAAGTACACAGAAATTGCCTGCTACAAAATTTGATGCCGTAGTTCTTGGAGTTGCTCACAAAGAGTTTTTGAAGTTGGAAATTAATAGATTAAGGAAAGAAAACTCTATAATTTATGATGTAAAAGGAGTTTTAGACATAGTAGATTCAAGATTATAGCTAATTTTCGAACCATATTCAGAAAATGTGTAATTAATTATAATAAATTGGTTTTTATGAGTATTTTTCGTCTAATAAGGGAAGAAAAGAGTTCATTGATGAAAATTTTTCGTTTAATGGAGTACCTTAAAGCAAAGAGAATTCCCGTCTTGCCTGGATTCTTCATGAGGTACATAAGGGTTGTTTATTCTTGTGATTTGCCTGTTAGTCTAAAATTAGGCAAAGGAGTTGTTTTGAAGCACAATGGATTAGGAGTTGTGATTCATCCTGATGCTATTATTGGAGAAAATACCCTTATCTATCAGAATGTTTCTATTGCGGGAAGAAATAACAGGGGGGTACCAACTATTGGCAAGAATGTCTTTATAGGCTGTGGAGCTTGTGTACTAGGAGGAGTAACGATAGGTGATAATGTTTCTATCGGAGCTAATAGTGTAGTCATAAATGATATTCCCGATAATGCCGTTGTTGTGGGAATACCAGGAAAAGTTGTAAAAATTAATGAATAACAGAAGACTTTTTAACTCATTTACGCCGTATTCTATACAATAAAATAAAAGTGTAACTTATTTCAGCAATTAAGTAATGTATCAATTTCAAGGGAAATGAATTCTAAAAAAATTGTGAATATTAATTGTTTAAAATGACAAACAAATTGCTAGCAATCAAAAGTTATTTTTGAAAGTTATCTTTTAATTTAAAACATAGCCTATAAAATATTAGATTAAAATTTGTGTTTATGCCATTTCTAAAAATATTTGAAGGAGATAGAGGTTCTATAATGAAAATATATCGCATTATGGAATATTTGAAACAAAAAAAAATACCTATTATACCAGGCCTCTTAATGAGATATATAAGAGTAATATATTCTTGTGAATTGCCTGTTGTTTCAAAGATGGGAAAGGGAGTATATTTTTTACATAGTGGCCTAGGAGTCGTAATTCATCCTGACGCCATCATTGGGGAAAGTACTATTATACTTCAAAATGTAACAATTGGAGGTCGGAATGATAAATTCGCTCCTACCATAGGAGAAAATGTTTTTATTGGGTGCGGAGCTTGTATTTTGGGCGGAATCACTATTGGAAACAATGTTATGATCGGGGCAAATGCTGTTGTCATAACAGACATACCTGATGGTTCTGTTGTTGTTGGTGTTCCAGGGAAAGTAGTAAAGACAATTAATGGAAAGCAGTAATATTTCGAATACAAAAATTGTATCAAGTTTTTCTTGGGTTTTAGTAGAGAGATTTGGATATAGTGGGATTAATTTATTAGCTACAATTGTTTTAGCTAGGCTTTTAACTCCTTACGAATTTGGTCTAGTTGGAACAGTGGCTGTCATTACTTCTATATCGAATATGATTGTAGAATCGGGGATGGGGGCTGCTTTGGTAAACAAAAAAAATGTTACAAAATTGGATTGTAATACAATGTTTACCTTTAATTTTTTTATGAGTATCTTTCTATATGCATTAATTTTTCTATTATCTCCTGCTATAGCCAATTATTTTGATGCCCCTATATTAGAGAATATTATAAGGGTGTTATCCCTAACCTTGGTGTTTAATGCTCTTACAATGGTTCAGAGAGTTATCTTAATAAAAAAATTGTTGTTTAAACAGCAATCTTTCATATCAATTACAGCTCTCTTAGTTTCTGTTGGTGTTTCAATCCTTTGTGCACTAAAGGGATGGGGTGTTTGGGCAATAGTTATTCAATTATTACTTTATTCAGGCGTGTACTCTATCATCATCTTTTTTGTTATAAGGTACATCCCAAGAGTACAATTTTCAAAAAAATCCTTTAAAGATTTAGTTGGATTTGGAGGGCGCATCATATTATCAGGAATGATTCAGGTTGGCTACAATGATATTATTTCTTCTGCCATTTCAAAAGTTTACACTATCCAAACGACTGGGTTGTACACTCAGTCACAAAAACTAATTAGTTTTCCAGTGTTTTTCTTTCGATCTTTATTTGATAGTGCTGCTTTTCCTATACTGTCAAAAACTACAAATAAAGGAGAGTTCAAGCTAATGTGTTCGCAGATAAATAGAGGAATTTACTTCTTAGCTTTTCCTCTGTTACTAATAATTCCTTTCAATGCGACCAGTATCCTGCACATTGTCTTAGGAGAACAGTGGATTCAAGCAAATAAGATTTTCACTATATTGAGCATTGGAGTAATAATTTCATTGATTGATAATTCTGCCTCCAACACACTAAAGTCTGCGGGAGAAGCTAAAGTTTTTCTAAGTATTGGCATCAGCAAAGCTATCATAGGGCTTTCGATCCTATCTGTAACATTCTTATTCCCTATAGATTTCGTGCTATATGGGATACTTTTCACAAACTTAATCACTAGTTTCATTAGTATCCATTATATAGATCAACTTACCCTTTACAAAATAAAAGACCAATTTAAAGACATCTTAATTCCTCTTTCAACAGCTTTCATTGCAAACTTGATAGCCTTTTTAGCATTTTGGTATATTGACTTTAAACATATAGCAATTAATTTGTCTGTTTACATTCTCATTATGCTCATAGTTTTCGTAATGCAATGCCTAGCATTAAACGTAAAAGAATTAAAGTTCATTATTCATAAAATAAAAAAACATCCGAGATGATCAACGTTAAATACATAGCTATCATTACAGGTATTATTTCTTCTTTTCTTTGCTTATTTGAGGTAGGAAATCCTCAATATAAAGCTATTTTTATTTTGCCCTTATGTTTTGGATTAATGAGTTCTATGTTCTACAAAATTTTTCTATTGTTGAAAAATAGCATTGTATTCAATTTATTCATGATTCAAGCCTTAATCCGTTACTGTATCATGCCGTATAAGGTATCTACGGGAGAATATATGACAGGTTTTCACTCATCAAATGGAGAGGTTGCTATATTCTTGATGCTTTTGGAAATCTTTTTTATTTTCGTTATACTAAATTTTGTCGCTCAAAAACAACAAACGTCGTTTATAAGTAGAACAAGTTACATTAAACCTATTAGTAGTTCTATATTTATATATTCATTGTTAATAGCTCTATTTTCATATATATACATTAGTGGCTACCTTTCTAAGGTTAACTTAGTTTGGAATTTAGGTTCTTTCGTACAAAAATATGTCGTAGACAGAGAAGAATTGAAGGATACTGGTTTTGCAGGAGTTTTATTTACCCCTCTCAAAACAATAGCAGCTATTTTTTTTATAGGTATGGTCTACAACAGTAAAAAAATATCAATAAACAAGAAAAAATATATCTACCTCATGATTATAGTCATGTCTTCTATTTTTATAATTGGAACAAGCAGATTAAGTATTATACATTTTGCGCTACCATTGCTTATTTTGGTAACATTTATGTTAGATAAGAAATCTTCTAAGAAACTTATTTTTGCATTTGGTTTATTCATCATACCTATTATCCTCATAGCTTCCATAGCTAAATTCACAAGGGGGGAGCAACAAGCAACAACAGAAAGTACTTTCAGCACATCTTCTTTAAATGCATATTTTGCAGGTCCTGGGAATGTTGCAACAGGTCTTGATGCCTATGGGGATTTAGTTATTAAAAATCATTCATTATTCTTTATAAATGATATGATACAAAATCTACCGGGTCTAGCAAAGTATTCATCTGACACCTACAAAACAAACGTTTTTTTTAACAAAGCCGTGTATGGACACTCTCTTGTAAGAGATCAAATTGTTCCTCTATCTGTTTCTGGAGTTTTTCATTTTGGTATTTTTGGAGGATTTTTATACGCTCCTTTATTTTTATTGATTTCCCTCTATATAGAACGGAAATCCTACAAAGAAACCTTTTTGGGATATAAGTATGTTTATATAACTTTATCCATAACTTTATCGATGATATTTATGCTAAACATTGGCAGCATGTATTTTGCTTTTGCCGTATCCCTATTATTTATTTATATGCCTTTTTACATAGTTAATTTTTTTGAAAAACTTAAATCATGAAAATAATATTTTTAGAAGCTGTTCAAAACTTTGGAGGAGCAAGAAAAAGTACAATTGAACTAGCTAAACGAATTCAATCATTAGGACATCAAGTATTAATTGTTGATTTTTGGGGATGTAATCAGCCCTTCGTACAAGAAACCAAATCTTGTCTATTAGAATTAAAGGTTCTCGACCCTAGAGAAAAACCACTGATTATAAGTAGTAAATCAAAACTAAAATATTTATGTAATGCTGTCAAATATTTTTTCCTTGAAAGAAAATATAAAAAAGAGTTTTCTAAAATAGTTGAAGAGTTTCGCCCAGATGTAGTTAATGTTAATAACACCAAATGTTTAAACATATTAGCATCTAATTCATTTTATAAGATTGAATTTTTTGCCAGAGGGTGGTTCGATTATAAGGGACTATCGCTATTTACAAAAAGAATTTTGAAAAAATACAAGCCTCAGTTTCTGACTGTTTCACAAGCCACACGACAAGCCATATTTACTGGAGGACTTACTAACTTAGAAAATATAAGAGTATTCGTCGACGTTATTGATTCAAACATTTTCAATCAATACACACCATCATATGAAAAACCTTTCAATGATGAAAACCCCATAAAATTATTGCATTCAGGTGGTTTTCTAAAAACAAAGGGGCAACACATATGTATTGGAGTCGCAAGGAAATTGAAAGAAATGAATATCCCATTTAAGATGTGTCTTACCGGTATAATCTACAAAGGAGAAGAGTCAGAAAAATATTATCACTATATATCGAATCTGATAAGCAAGTACGAACTACAAGATGAGGTAAAAATAGTTTTAGACCCTCCAAACATAATGGATTACTTTAGAGAAACTGATGTGTTAATACATCCCTCATGGACGGAAGGACTTCCTCGTGTTTGCTTGGAAGCAATGGCGTTCGGAAAGCCCATCATTGGCAACGCAGTTGGAGGTGTGACTGATGTCGTTATACATAATTTCACTGGGTTTATAACAGATTTCAATGATTTAGATCAATATACTGAATACGTAGTAAAATATCTGAAAAATTATGATTTATACAAATCTCATAGCAGTATGTCAAGACAACTCATAAAGCAGAATTATTTAGATTCTGATCAAATTCAAAATATCAAAAGAATTTATCCAATATAATAAAATTATGCTAGTATCAATAACTATACCTGTTTACAACAACTTAGAAGGTCTTGAACTTTCACTTAATAGCGTTATAAACCAATCATACACCAACTGGGAAGTTATCGTGGTAGATGATGGTTCAAAGGAAAATCACAAATGCATCGTTGACAAGTTCAATGATAGTAGGATTCTCTTTCACAGATTCGAAAAAAACAAAGGAAGACCTGTTGCCAGGCAAAAGACATTTGAAATGATGCGAGGAGATTTCTGTGCTTTCCTTGATGCAGGTGACTGCTATGAGAGCAATTTCCTAGAAAATGCAGTTAAGCATTTATCAAACAGCAGTTTATTGGGTGTCTCACAGACAATGAAAATTGTGTACAAAAATAATGTATACTACACCAGATACCAACAGGAAAAACCGATCAACATAAAATCACCCGCATATCAGAAGATGGGATTTGCCCCGACTGTTCTAAGAGCCGACATATGTAAAGATTATGTATTTGATCCTTCGTTAAAGTACTCTCAGGATAGACATTTCCTAAATTACGTAGCTACAAATTACGACGGTGAAATAATGTTGCTAAATTCTAATGGATACATATATAACCAAGGAGATGATAACATAAAAGTATCCACCACTTTCAAGAAGTATAAATATGATGGTTTAAGACTCTTCAAAGAGGGCAAATATGTTAAGGCATTCTTCAGATACATACAAGCGTTCTTGGGAGCTCTCTTACACTCAGTTTTCGGTTACGAATACTTGTTAGAAAAAAGATATGGACATAATAGCAAGAAAAAGTGATTCGCAGAGGTATATTGTACTCCAAAAAGAAAATAATTTAGCTACAAAAAAATTTAACAATGTTTCTGTATTAAAGGAAGTAGTATCTTTTTCTGACAGATAGATAAAGGTACAGATATTTCGTTTTATTCTAATTTATCTAAAGAAAAGAATTTCTGATTCTAGTGAAAATATCAACTCGCAATCATGAAGGATTTTAAAATTTTAGAACATTACAGAGAGTACCAATTATCAATGAAAACTCTCGAATCATAAACACTTTCAAATATTGTTGTTAATTTTTTATTAGTTAATCTTACACACTAGACAAAATTGCAAAAAATATCATTGTCCCACTAATTACTTTTGTAAAATGATTAAGCTATTCCGTACATCAACAATAGCAGCTTCTTTAGATACTTTACTAAAGGGGCAGCTTCGTTTTCTAAATCAGTATTTTGAGGTTACTGCCATATCAGGATACGATGAACGGCTCGAAAAAGTGCAACAACGAGAGGGAGTGAAGACACATCCTATTGAAATGCAGAGAAGCATCTCTCCTATTAGAGATTTTGTCTCTTTGGTAAAGTTGTATTTATATTTCAAAAAAGAAAAACCTGAAATTGTGCATTCTATAACTCCAAAAGCTGGACTGCTTACAATGTTAGCAGGAAAGTTAGCTGGTGTACCTATTAGAATACACACTTTTACAGGTCTAATTTTTCCTTCAAAAACTGGAATGATGCAAAAATTGCTAATTTCAATGGACAGGCTCTTGTGTTGGTCAGCCACCCACGTTTATCCTGAAGGAAATGGCGTAAAAAACGATCTGATAAATTATAAAATAACTTCCAAACCATTGAAAGTAATAGCAAATGGCAATGTCAATGGAATTGACTTAGTTTTTTTTTCCAAAGACCAAGTTTCACAAGAGGATAAGGAGAAACTAAGGCAAAAATTAAATATAGCCCATAATGATTTCATCTTTATATTTGTTGGGAGATTAGTAGGAGATAAAGGAATTAACGAACTTGTAAAAGCTTTCAAAAATCTTAAAGTAAGTAATTTAAAACTTTTGTTGGTAGGACCAATGGAGGAAAAACTAGACCCTTTAAAGCCTGAGAGCATTATAGAAATAGAGAAAAATAAAGACATCATTTACGTTGGCTTCCAAAAGGATGTTCGTCCTTTTTTTGCTATTTCAGATGCATTGGTGTTTCCAAGTTATCGAGAGGGATTTCCAAATGTAGTGATACAAGCTGGTGCTATGGAGTTACCAAGTATAGTTTCAAATATTAATGGTTGTAACGAAATAATCATTGAAGGAGAAAACGGCATTATTATTCCCGCAAAAGACACAGAGGAGTTAGAGAAAAAAATGAAACTTCTCTTCACAGATAAGGATTTCTATAA
Proteins encoded in this region:
- a CDS encoding glycosyltransferase family 2 protein, which gives rise to MLVSITIPVYNNLEGLELSLNSVINQSYTNWEVIVVDDGSKENHKCIVDKFNDSRILFHRFEKNKGRPVARQKTFEMMRGDFCAFLDAGDCYESNFLENAVKHLSNSSLLGVSQTMKIVYKNNVYYTRYQQEKPINIKSPAYQKMGFAPTVLRADICKDYVFDPSLKYSQDRHFLNYVATNYDGEIMLLNSNGYIYNQGDDNIKVSTTFKKYKYDGLRLFKEGKYVKAFFRYIQAFLGALLHSVFGYEYLLEKRYGHNSKKK
- a CDS encoding glycosyltransferase family 4 protein, translated to MIKLFRTSTIAASLDTLLKGQLRFLNQYFEVTAISGYDERLEKVQQREGVKTHPIEMQRSISPIRDFVSLVKLYLYFKKEKPEIVHSITPKAGLLTMLAGKLAGVPIRIHTFTGLIFPSKTGMMQKLLISMDRLLCWSATHVYPEGNGVKNDLINYKITSKPLKVIANGNVNGIDLVFFSKDQVSQEDKEKLRQKLNIAHNDFIFIFVGRLVGDKGINELVKAFKNLKVSNLKLLLVGPMEEKLDPLKPESIIEIEKNKDIIYVGFQKDVRPFFAISDALVFPSYREGFPNVVIQAGAMELPSIVSNINGCNEIIIEGENGIIIPAKDTEELEKKMKLLFTDKDFYNKLKQNSRRMITERYEQSVVWKAILEEYKKLTVLHNME